Proteins from a single region of Haloarcula laminariae:
- a CDS encoding GAF domain-containing protein: MESTPELARLAERAEIGIVGIARTGELTEVNAGFTALTGYERTAITGASGDEVFPGGDVASLVAELLDRTAAGEPAVVSGVVPLARESAGVVPCELRLRPLGADDEGFVGVVRRVTGHGDVTQSVAVAPWAQSFFSLAEAIPDGVIVLDTESNVTYANPAVETILGHRPESLVGGSKLDIIPPRLRESHLAAIDRYLETGERNIDWSYVELPGQHADGHEVPLGISFNDFTMDGERYFVGLFRDITPRKTAEAEAVRRLDQQAAIARLGRHALETTSETDLLSEAVTVLAEMLDTDIGTVLELDGASEVLTLRAATAPIDELVDSARIPAAAGETQAGYTLDSGGPVVVADTETETRFDVPERMAERGVRSGLSVTVGSPEDPWGVLAAFDTEPREFTEADTHAIESVANVLASAIDRYERIRQIEDQRGQLNAITQVYRVVQDIQQAVVSQSTREEIERTVCDRFVELDTYEFAWVGTAELPDRTLTPTTYAGNEGGYLDEVTVQLRDGEQSRLGGEAIRSGRTQIVSDVATDDRFAPWREAALSCGFHSVAAVPLTYRQTTFGLLGVYAGEPNAFVPGVSDVFDTLGQLTGHAIMSATQRQALHSDLVTEVELQIDGIGDLFAFDAPFSGRLRFDRMIPVSGGQFLMYASLPTDDVDTLASADVVESVSRLDEDGGESRVEITWNDPPISTLVSAFGGRIRGGVLDESSVVTTVEFPQTVEVNAVVEQLESSYPALRVSLQRRATLEPAGTDADDALSPLTERQRDALEAAYFGGYFEWPRERSAADLADAMGIADPTFHQHLRSAERQAFSRLLDDTGQKR, translated from the coding sequence GTGGAGTCCACGCCGGAACTCGCCCGGCTCGCCGAGCGGGCGGAGATAGGTATCGTCGGTATCGCGCGGACGGGCGAGCTCACGGAAGTAAACGCCGGTTTCACCGCACTCACCGGCTACGAGCGGACGGCGATAACGGGCGCATCGGGCGATGAGGTGTTCCCGGGGGGCGACGTGGCGTCGCTCGTCGCGGAGCTCCTCGACCGCACAGCGGCGGGCGAGCCGGCCGTCGTGTCCGGGGTCGTCCCGCTCGCGAGGGAATCGGCCGGGGTCGTCCCCTGCGAACTCCGACTCAGACCCCTCGGCGCCGACGACGAGGGGTTCGTGGGTGTGGTTAGACGTGTCACGGGTCACGGTGACGTGACCCAATCAGTGGCGGTCGCCCCGTGGGCCCAGTCGTTTTTCTCGCTCGCTGAAGCCATCCCCGACGGCGTCATCGTCCTCGATACGGAGAGCAACGTCACCTACGCGAACCCCGCGGTCGAGACTATCCTGGGCCACCGGCCGGAGTCACTGGTCGGTGGCAGCAAACTTGACATCATCCCGCCCCGGCTCCGGGAGTCACATCTGGCCGCCATCGACCGCTACCTCGAGACCGGCGAGCGCAACATCGACTGGTCGTACGTCGAACTCCCCGGGCAACACGCCGACGGTCACGAGGTGCCTCTCGGCATCTCGTTCAACGATTTCACGATGGACGGCGAGCGGTACTTCGTCGGCCTGTTCCGGGATATCACACCGCGAAAAACCGCGGAGGCCGAGGCGGTTCGCCGTCTCGACCAGCAGGCGGCCATCGCACGGCTCGGTCGCCACGCCCTCGAAACCACGTCGGAGACCGACCTCCTCTCGGAGGCGGTAACCGTCCTCGCGGAGATGCTCGACACCGACATCGGCACGGTGCTGGAACTCGACGGGGCCTCCGAGGTCCTCACGCTCCGCGCGGCGACCGCCCCCATCGACGAACTCGTCGACAGCGCGCGTATTCCGGCGGCCGCCGGCGAGACGCAGGCCGGGTACACGCTCGATTCCGGCGGGCCGGTCGTCGTCGCGGACACCGAGACCGAAACCCGCTTCGACGTGCCCGAGCGCATGGCCGAACGGGGCGTCCGGAGCGGCCTCAGCGTCACTGTCGGGTCGCCGGAGGACCCCTGGGGCGTCCTCGCCGCTTTCGACACGGAGCCCCGGGAGTTCACTGAGGCCGACACCCACGCCATCGAGAGCGTCGCGAACGTCCTGGCGTCGGCCATCGACCGGTACGAGCGAATCAGGCAGATAGAGGACCAGCGGGGCCAGCTCAACGCTATCACGCAGGTCTACCGCGTGGTACAGGATATCCAGCAGGCGGTCGTCAGCCAGTCGACGCGCGAGGAAATCGAACGGACGGTCTGTGACCGCTTCGTCGAGCTGGACACCTACGAGTTCGCGTGGGTCGGGACCGCCGAGCTGCCCGACCGCACGCTCACGCCCACCACCTACGCCGGCAACGAGGGCGGGTATCTGGACGAGGTGACCGTCCAGTTACGGGACGGTGAACAGAGCCGGCTCGGCGGCGAAGCCATCCGAAGCGGGCGGACACAGATTGTCTCGGACGTGGCAACGGACGACCGGTTCGCGCCGTGGCGCGAGGCCGCCCTGTCGTGTGGCTTTCACTCAGTGGCCGCCGTCCCCCTCACGTACCGACAGACCACGTTCGGCCTTCTCGGGGTGTACGCGGGCGAGCCGAACGCGTTCGTCCCGGGCGTCAGTGACGTGTTCGATACGCTCGGGCAGCTCACCGGTCACGCCATCATGTCGGCGACCCAGCGCCAGGCCCTCCACTCGGACCTCGTGACGGAAGTCGAACTCCAGATAGACGGCATCGGCGACCTGTTCGCGTTCGACGCGCCCTTCAGCGGCCGGCTTCGGTTCGACCGGATGATTCCGGTCAGCGGCGGGCAGTTCCTGATGTACGCGTCGCTGCCGACCGACGACGTCGACACGCTGGCGTCGGCGGACGTGGTCGAGTCGGTCTCCCGGCTCGACGAAGACGGGGGCGAATCACGCGTCGAAATCACGTGGAACGACCCGCCCATCAGCACCCTCGTCTCGGCTTTCGGCGGTCGGATTCGGGGCGGCGTGCTGGACGAGTCGTCCGTGGTGACCACCGTCGAATTCCCCCAGACGGTCGAGGTCAACGCGGTCGTCGAGCAGTTAGAGTCGAGCTACCCGGCGCTGCGTGTCTCCTTACAGCGCCGAGCGACACTCGAACCCGCCGGGACTGACGCCGACGACGCGCTCTCGCCGCTGACCGAGCGCCAGCGGGACGCCCTCGAAGCGGCGTACTTCGGCGGCTACTTCGAGTGGCCCCGCGAACGGAGCGCGGCCGACCTCGCCGACGCGATGGGTATCGCGGACCCGACCTTCCACCAGCACCTCCGGAGCGCCGAACGCCAGGCGTTCAGCCGACTGTTGGACGATACCGGCCAGAAGCGCTAG
- a CDS encoding DUF7344 domain-containing protein — translation MNESLPTPRRVPVDDVLACITDRPRRVVLSVLRDRTAPISTDELATTTAATLAGKSLVDVTHEERDRVRLRLHHAHLPKLDEADLVEWDVDEGAVAGADHPALGVESIRRMLDIDADGADAALEAIEPVRRRVALSVIESAVDIDREALARRVASREQAMQSAPDSDAADVLASLSHTHLPLLERVGIVEVDGETVSYVGHPELDADWFDIGPAVTAQPGREMPDTWAIEGRDDIVSRGQSLFERADEELFLLITTDGLLDEGCVSRLADALDRGVDVYLGTQSAGVRDLVREELPEVVIWEPQLDWMNLPPEREKVGRLVLADREAVLLGTLGEPISGGYREMALTGEGPDNTLVTLLRQLLGDRLDHLDAQSEDFLKQIPL, via the coding sequence ATGAACGAGAGCTTACCTACCCCCCGACGTGTCCCGGTCGACGACGTGCTCGCGTGTATCACAGACCGCCCCCGCCGGGTCGTGCTGTCCGTCCTGCGGGACCGGACTGCCCCGATTTCGACCGACGAACTGGCGACGACGACAGCCGCCACGCTCGCCGGGAAGTCGCTCGTCGACGTGACTCACGAGGAGCGCGACCGCGTCCGTCTCCGTCTTCACCACGCCCACCTCCCCAAACTCGACGAAGCCGACCTCGTCGAGTGGGACGTAGACGAGGGGGCGGTCGCCGGGGCCGACCACCCCGCGTTAGGCGTCGAGTCTATCCGGCGGATGCTCGACATCGACGCGGACGGGGCCGACGCCGCCCTGGAGGCGATTGAGCCGGTCCGGCGGCGCGTCGCCCTGTCCGTAATCGAGTCCGCGGTCGACATCGACCGCGAGGCGCTCGCCCGGCGAGTCGCGAGCCGGGAACAGGCGATGCAGTCGGCCCCGGACAGCGACGCGGCGGACGTGCTCGCCTCGCTCTCCCACACCCATCTGCCATTGCTCGAACGGGTCGGAATCGTCGAAGTCGACGGCGAGACGGTCAGCTACGTCGGCCACCCGGAACTCGACGCCGACTGGTTCGACATAGGGCCCGCGGTGACGGCCCAGCCCGGGCGGGAGATGCCGGACACCTGGGCCATCGAGGGCCGTGACGACATCGTCTCGCGCGGCCAGTCGCTGTTCGAACGGGCCGACGAGGAGCTGTTCCTGCTCATCACGACGGACGGGCTGCTTGACGAGGGCTGTGTGAGCCGGCTGGCGGACGCGCTCGACCGCGGCGTCGACGTGTATCTAGGCACACAGTCCGCCGGGGTGCGCGACCTCGTCCGCGAGGAACTGCCGGAGGTCGTCATCTGGGAGCCCCAGCTCGACTGGATGAACCTCCCGCCGGAACGGGAGAAGGTCGGCCGGCTGGTGTTGGCCGACCGCGAAGCCGTCCTGCTGGGAACGCTGGGGGAACCGATTTCGGGGGGCTACCGGGAGATGGCGCTCACCGGCGAGGGGCCGGACAACACGCTCGTCACGCTGTTGCGCCAGCTCCTCGGCGACCGGCTCGACCACCTCGACGCCCAGAGCGAGGACTTCCTGAAACAGATTCCCCTGTAG